A single region of the Nicotiana sylvestris chromosome 6, ASM39365v2, whole genome shotgun sequence genome encodes:
- the LOC104234080 gene encoding mannan endo-1,4-beta-mannosidase 5, translated as MSYIFVLFLLSLALACDARVLLENSNNEGFIGVNGAHFELNGSPFLFNGFNSYWLMHAAAEPSERYKVTEVLQEASSSGLSVCRTWAFSDGGDRALQISPGIYDERVFQGLDFVISEAKKYGVRLILSFVNNYNNFGGKAQYAQWARNVGAQINGEDDFYTHSMIKDYYKNHIKKVVTRFNTITGMTYKDDSTIMAWELMNEPRNQADYSGNTVNVWVQEMASFVKSLDNRHLLEIGMEGFYGDSIPDRKSVNPGYQVGTDFISNHLIKEIDFATIHAYTDQWLSGQNDDAQMAFMQRWMTSHWQDAKNILRKPLVLAEFGKSSKDPGFSQNARDTFMSTIYRNIYSFAKDGGTMGGSLIWQLMAQGMENYDDGYCIVLAQNPSSAGIITGQSHAMTALAHLVQA; from the exons ATGAGTTATATTTTTGTGCTCTTCCTCTTGTCCTTAGCTCTTGCATGTGATGCTAGGGTTCTACTTGAGAATTCAAATAATGAAGGTTTTATTGGAGTCAATGGTGCCCATTTTGAACTCAATGGATCACCTTTTCTATTCAATGGTTTCAATTCCTACTGGCTAATGCATGCTGCTGCTGAGCCAAGTGAGAGATATAAGGTTACTGAGGTCCTTCAAGAAGCTTCTTCTTCAGGGCTCTCTGTATGTCGGACTTGGGCTTTTAGTGATGGAGGTGATAGGGCACTACAAATTTCTCCTGGTATTTACGATGAACGTGTTTTTCAG GGTTTGGATTTTGTTATATCGGAGGCTAAAAAGTATGGAGTTCGCTTAATCTTGAGCTTTGTAAACAACTACAATAACTTTGGAGGGAAAGCTCAATATGCTCAATGGGCACGAAATGTGGGAGCTCAAATAAATGGCGAGGATGATTTCTATACTCATTCTATGATTAAAGATTATTATAAGAACCACATTAAG AAAGTTGTTACTAGGTTTAATACCATTACTGGAATGACTTACAAAGATGATTCAACTATCATGGCTTGGGAACTAATGAATGAGCCTCGCAACCAAGCTGATTATTCTGGAAATACTGTTAAT GTGTGGGTTCAAGAAATGGCAAGTTTTGTGAAATCTTTAGACAACAGACACTTGCTGGAGATAGGAATGGAGGGATTTTATGGTGACTCAATACCGGACAGGAAGTCAGTTAATCCTGGTTATCAAGTTGGAACAGACTTTATCAGTAACCATTTAATCAAAGAGATTGATTTTGCCACTATTCATGCATACACTGACCAATG GTTATCAGGTCAAAATGATGATGCTCAAATGGCATTCATGCAAAGATGGATGACAAGTCATTGGCAAGATGCTAAAAACATACTAAGAAAACCATTGGTTTTAGCTGAATTTGGCAAGTCAAGCAAAGATCCAGGATTTAGTCAAAATGCACGAGACACATTCATGAGTACTATATATAGAAATATTTATAGTTTTGCTAAAGACGGAGGAACAATGGGAGGAAGTTTAATATGGCAACTAATGGCACAAGGAATGGAGAATTATGACGATGGTTATTGTATTGTATTGGCTCAAAATCCATCAAGTGCTggaattattacaggccaatctCATGCCATGACTGCCTTGGCTCATTTGGTTCAGGCGTAG
- the LOC104234052 gene encoding mannan endo-1,4-beta-mannosidase 5-like, with amino-acid sequence MASFTRALSSFFALLLLLAIATEARNLNKLGFVRTKGAHFVLNGSPFLFNGFNSYWLMHVAADPTERYKVSEVFQEASAASLSVCRTWAFSDGGDTALQISPGVYDERVFQGLDFVISEAKKYGIRLILSFVNNYKDFGGRNQYAQWGRNAGIQINSDDDFYTHPVLKDYYKNHVKKVVTRVNTMTGIAYRDDTTIMAWELMNEPRCDADYSGKTVHGWVQEMASFVKSLDRKHLLEIGMEGFYGDSMPEKKQFNPGYQVGTDFISSNLIREIDFATIHAYTDQWLSGQSDDAQGVFMQRWMTSHWQDSRTILKKPLVLAEFGKSSKDPGYNQNVRDTFMSSVYRNVYNFAKAGGTMAGSLIWQLVAQDMSNFDDGYSIILAQNPSTAGLISGQSHAMTALAHLVNSPHVYPFSQSNGVPIHGHHPLGVGHHPLGVGHHRFGR; translated from the exons atggCTTCTTTTACTAGAGCATTAAGCTCATTCTTtgccctcctcctcctcctagctatTGCAACAGAAGCTAGGAATCTTAATAAATTAGGGTTTGTTAGAACAAAAGGAGCCCATTTTGTACTAAATGGATCACCATTTCTATTCAATGGTTTCAACTCGTATTGGCTAATGCATGTTGCAGCTGATCCAACTGAGAGATACAAAGTCTCAGAGGTTTTTCAGGAAGCCTCTGCTGCTAGCCTTTCTGTATGCAGGACTTGGGCTTTTAGCGATGGAGGTGATACTGCATTACAAATATCTCCTGGAGTCTACGATGAACGTGTTTTTCAG GGATTGGATTTTGTGATCTCGGAAGCAAAAAAGTATGGTATACGTTTAATTTTGAGCTTTGTGAATAACTACAAAGATTTTGGAGGAAGAAATCAATATGCTCAATGGGGGAGAAATGCAGGAATTCAGATTAACAGTGATGATGATTTTTATACTCATCCAGTTCTTAAAGATTATTACAAGAACCATGTTAAG AAAGTAGTGACAAGAGTCAATACCATGACTGGAATAGCATACAGGGATGACACAACAATAATGGCATGGGAACTTATGAATGAGCCTCGTTGCGATGCTGATTATTCTGGGAAAACAGTTCAT GGATGGGTTCAAGAGATGGCTAGTTTTGTAAAATCACTGGACAGAAAACACTTGCTGGAGATAGGAATGGAGGGATTTTATGGCGACTCAATGCCTGAAAAGAAACAGTTTAATCCTGGTTACCAAGTTGGAACAGATTTCATCAGCAGCAATCTTATTAGGGAGATCGACTTTGCCACTATACATGCATATACTGACCAATG GTTGTCAGGACAAAGTGATGATGCTCAAGGAGTATTCATGCAAAGGTGGATGACAAGTCATTGGCAAGATTCAAGAACAATATTAAAGAAGCCATTGGTGCTAGCTGAATTTGGAAAGTCTAGCAAAGATCCAGGATACAATCAAAATGTAAGAGACACATTCATGAGTTCAGTTTACAGAAATGTGTATAATTTCGCGAAAGCGGGAGGAACTATGGCAGGAAGCTTAATATGGCAACTGGTAGCACAAGACATGAGCAATTTTGACGACGGTTACTCAATTATCTTAGCCCAAAATCCTTCAACTGCAGGACTCATTTCAGGCCAATCTCATGCCATGACAGCTTTGGCTCATTTGGTTAATAGCCCTCATGTTTATCCTTTTAGCCAGTCAAATGGAGTTCCTATTCATGGCCATCATCCATTAGGTGTTGGACATCACCCATTGGGAGTGGGACATCATCGTTTTGGTCGATGA